The Neorhodopirellula lusitana DNA window CGCCGCCAAGGCGAAGAACCCCGAATTGGCCGACGACTTGCGCGTTCACAAACCCTACATCGACGCGGTGACCTACAGCTCGCCGTTCGACGAAGGTGGCCGTATGAAACGAGTCACGGAGGTGATCGATTGCTGGTACGACAGCGGCGCGATGCCGTTTGCCCAATGGGGCTGGCCGCATCAAAACAACGATCGCTTCCAAGAACAATTCCCAGCCGATTTCATCAGTGAAGCGATCGACCAGACTCGCGGTTGGTTCTATAGCCAACTGGCGATTAGCACGATGTTGTTCGGCGAAGGGGCCAGCATCGGTGTCGAAGAAGCCGGTGAGAAGATCGACTCGGCGGCTTCGCAACTTGCCAATCTGAACAAGGACCAGGACTACCCACATCCGTTTCGTAACTGCATCGTGCTCGGCCTGATGTTGTCGCAGTGGCACGAAGCGAACGACAATGGCAAGAAGGTCGTCGTCCTGACGGAAGAGGAAACGAAGGAACAGCCAGACCTGACTTTCCAAAAGAAGACGGGCAAAATGTCCAAGAGTTTGCGGAATTACCGCAGCCCGTCGGAGATTTTTGACCGTTATGGTGCCGACGCGATGCGTTGGTATTTCTTTGCCAATCAAGCTCCCTGGAACTCGATCATCTACGCTGATCAAGCGATTCGTGATTCGATTCCTGAGTTCCTGCTTCGTTTGTACAACACGTTCAGCTTCTTCACGATCTATGCCGAAATCGATGGCTTTGATCCCACGACGGCAACCGGTGCCGATGACCAATTGTCGCCAGCAAGCCTGGCGTCCGCGGCCACGTATCGCGACGCGTCGGAGCGGACTGAAATCGATCGTTGGATCCTGTCGGAACTGGACCGCACGATCGACATCGTGGTGGAGCGGATGGACAAACTCGACAATTACAACGCGTGCCAAGCGATCACTTCGCTATTGGATGGGCTCAGTAATTGGTATGTCCGGCGTAGTCGAGATCGTTTCTGGGGCGGCGATAAGAATTCGCAAGACAAACTGGACGCATACTGGACGTTGTACGAAACCCTCGTGCAGCTGACCAAGGTGATTGCACCGTTCGTGCCGTTTTTGGCCGATAAGCTTTGGCAGGAATTGACTCGACCGTTCGGCGATCGCGTTTTGTCGAGCGTGCACCTATGCGATTACCCCGTTTCGGAAGGAGCGGCGGGCGGCACTTCGCGAGTCGACGAGAAGCTTTCGGCATCGATGAAGCTGTTGCGTGAAATTGCTTCTCTGGGACGGTCAGCTCGCGCCGATGCGAAGCTGAAGGTTCGCTTGCCGCTGTCGAAGGTCGAAGTAATTCTGGCGGACGATTCAGCGATCGCTTGGCTGGAAAGTCACGATCAGTTGGTCCGTGAAGAATTGAACGTCAAAGCGGTTTCGTACACGACCGATGGTGGCGACTACGTTCAGTACAACGTGGTTCCCAATTTCAAACGCCTAGGCCCCAAAGTGGGCAAGCAGATCCCGCTGGTCAAGAAGATGCTGGGGGAAGCGGATGGCAATGAACTGTTGAGCCAATTGCAGTCAGCGGGGAAGGTCACGTTGACGTTGCCTGACGGTCCACTTGAATTGGACAATGAAGACATTGAAGTGCGGCTGAAAGCACGCGATGGCTGGGCGGCGTCTCAGGGCCCCAGTTGCGTGGTCGTCTTGAACACCGAAGTCACCGATGATCTGCGGCGGGAAGGGATCGCGAAGGATTTGATTCGTGCGATTCAAAGTCAGCGGAAAGAGATTGAGTGTGATTACACCGATCGAATCGAAGTCGGAATCGTTACCGAAGATGCCGAAACGGCGGCGGCGATCGAGGCTCACAGCGACTTGATTTGTGAAGAGACATTGGCGATCGATTTGAAGACGGAGTCTCTGGGAAGCGTGGAACCGACGGACCTCGAAAACGGGCGGTTGTTCGTTGCCAAGGTGCAGGGTTCATGAGCGATCCGGCGACCTCGTCAGTGGACACGGATTTGACGCGAATGCCAGTTGCCGTTTTTCTAAGTGGCAGCGGGCGGACGCTGACGAACTTGATCCGTCACCGTGATGAGCATGGATTGCCAATCGACATTCGGTTGGTGATTGGTAGCCGGGCAGGGCTACGTGGTTTGGAAATCGCAGCGAACGATGGCATCGAAACGCTGGTCATTCGGCCTCAGGATTGCGAGACGCCTGAGGCATACAGCGCGGCGATGTTCGCGCCCGTAGCGGACCGCGGCTGTGAATACGTCGTGATGGCAGGATTCTTGAAGCATGTTTTGATTCCCGAAGCGTTCACCAACCGAGTCATCAACATTCACCCGTCGCTGTTGCCTGCATTTGGCGGCAAAGGCATGTACGGGCATTTCGTGCATGAAGCCGTGATCGCCAGCGGCGCGGATACCAGCGGTTGTACGGTCCATTTTGTGGATAACTTGTATGACAATGGGCCCGTTTTGCACCAGCGATCTTGTCCGGTATTGGCGGATGACACCCCCGATGCTTTGGCTGCGCGGGTGTTTGAGCAGGAATGTTTAGCGATGCCCGAAGCGATCCAGAAGCTTCTTCAGGCCTAGTCAGCGTGGCCCACGCCAGCGTGCGGTGAACGCCGCTTGGGGGACTTCGGATTGCTTTTGCCGCCCCCGCTGGCTTAGTTCGGGCGGGCTTGTGGGAACCAATTGATGGTTTCTTACGTCAAAAAGGCCCCTCTATTACCGGTAAAGTCGACGTAACCGTTTCGGTACTGAAATCCGAATCGGGCGTAGGGGAATCCTCTCATTCTGTCGTATGCAAGGCTGGCAATTTGCGGTCTTGGCAACGTCAATGGTGGGTTTCCGCGGTCGCCCCAGTTGAATCGCGGTGTTAATTTTTACCGATTGGGCTGTCATGGCCGACTGTGGTGAGTAACCCGGCTGTGCCGAAAAAACTTGTCATATCGGTCCGTCCTGGTCGACTTTTCCGATACCTCCAGCATTTCCGTCTGTCAGTTTTCGTTGTGGTGGCGACCCAGTGGTTGCTTACTCGCCCGAAAATCGTCCTTGGGTAAAGACTGCTGGCCCGAATATCCCTGTTCGAAATCGTTGCTGATGAACCTCGCTCGAAAACTACGTCAACGCCTCGCTCAAGTGATTGTTGGTGATTCCGCTCGTGAATCCGCACGCGGTAACTCCAAAGTGTCAGCATCGAGGGGCCGATTGCTGCTCGAATCGCTCGAAAGTCGTCAAATGATGGCGGGTGACGTCGACTTGCTGTCCACGACGACCGCGGATACCGGTTTATCGAACGCCGCGATGACGGATCAGTCGGAAAACGACGACACCGGTATTTCGGCATTGGTGTCTGAGGGAGAGCCGGGCGTTAACTTAGTCGAGTTGGCGAAATGGCTCGACGATACCGGTTTTGAGTTCTACGGAGCGAACTGGTGTCCGGCCTGCACGGAGCAAAAGCAGCTCTTTGAAGACGGTGGCGATGACTTGCCTTTCACGGAAGTCACGCTTTCGGATGAAAACCGGACGCAGGACCCTCAGTTTGCCAGTTTGAATATTACGGAATATCCAACCTGGATTCTGCCCAACAATGACCGCTTGGTGGGTGTGCAGACAATCGAGACCCTGATCCAGCTTAGCAATTTTCAGAATCCGACTGACGAACGGCCATCCTTTGAAACCATCGGTGCTCAAACGGTTGCAATTGGCTCGCCGCTGCACATTCCAGTGGATGCTTATGATGCCGAGGGCGGCCCGCTGACGGTAACGGTTTCGGTTGAAAACAGTGCATTGTTGGAAGCGGTTGTCGTGACGGGGAACCGATCGTTGCGTTTGGATATGGAAGGCTATGGCGACATGGTTTTCGAGTTGT harbors:
- a CDS encoding phosphoribosylglycinamide formyltransferase encodes the protein MSDPATSSVDTDLTRMPVAVFLSGSGRTLTNLIRHRDEHGLPIDIRLVIGSRAGLRGLEIAANDGIETLVIRPQDCETPEAYSAAMFAPVADRGCEYVVMAGFLKHVLIPEAFTNRVINIHPSLLPAFGGKGMYGHFVHEAVIASGADTSGCTVHFVDNLYDNGPVLHQRSCPVLADDTPDALAARVFEQECLAMPEAIQKLLQA
- the ileS gene encoding isoleucine--tRNA ligase — protein: MSSQPNSPKSLQSSGFRAAASSPSFPKLEEEVLAFWDENQIYEESLARRADSPTFVFYEGPPTANGMPHPGHCLTRAIKDVFPRYKTMRGFRCERKAGWDTHGLPVEVEVGKELGIHSKEEIEKYGVEPFIQKCQQSVWRYMQEWQNLTRRLGFWVDLDQAYVTYHQSYVESVWWSLKNLFDRDLLYQGHKIVWWWAQGGTALSAGEVGQGYREVADPSVYVLFPLVDESLEKKRSLVVWTTTPWTLPSNMYAAVKADLEYSIVEDSETGDELVMASALVETLAGKIKRELKVVGTVSGSDLVGQRYQPPFEDYRERLSDPVGELKSGGEEAHYWRVVAADFVTTDSGSGLVHLAPAFGEIDHEVLVEERLRFVDGQRPELLCAVGPDGKFTDEFPSMKGEWVKAADKPLARELRDRGLLLHLEQYLHDYPFCWRADDDPLIQYPRESWFIRTTRFRDLMLKNNSKIGWQPEHIQNGRFGNFLDSNVDWALSRERYWGTPLPIWVCDVTGRMEAIGCYDELLAKPGIEGTDVWAAAKAKNPELADDLRVHKPYIDAVTYSSPFDEGGRMKRVTEVIDCWYDSGAMPFAQWGWPHQNNDRFQEQFPADFISEAIDQTRGWFYSQLAISTMLFGEGASIGVEEAGEKIDSAASQLANLNKDQDYPHPFRNCIVLGLMLSQWHEANDNGKKVVVLTEEETKEQPDLTFQKKTGKMSKSLRNYRSPSEIFDRYGADAMRWYFFANQAPWNSIIYADQAIRDSIPEFLLRLYNTFSFFTIYAEIDGFDPTTATGADDQLSPASLASAATYRDASERTEIDRWILSELDRTIDIVVERMDKLDNYNACQAITSLLDGLSNWYVRRSRDRFWGGDKNSQDKLDAYWTLYETLVQLTKVIAPFVPFLADKLWQELTRPFGDRVLSSVHLCDYPVSEGAAGGTSRVDEKLSASMKLLREIASLGRSARADAKLKVRLPLSKVEVILADDSAIAWLESHDQLVREELNVKAVSYTTDGGDYVQYNVVPNFKRLGPKVGKQIPLVKKMLGEADGNELLSQLQSAGKVTLTLPDGPLELDNEDIEVRLKARDGWAASQGPSCVVVLNTEVTDDLRREGIAKDLIRAIQSQRKEIECDYTDRIEVGIVTEDAETAAAIEAHSDLICEETLAIDLKTESLGSVEPTDLENGRLFVAKVQGS